Proteins from a genomic interval of Hippocampus zosterae strain Florida chromosome 14, ASM2543408v3, whole genome shotgun sequence:
- the ccdc32 gene encoding coiled-coil domain-containing protein 32 — protein MTDCNRRIDDFEKQEIRSSGELWSQICGPSLPEIQAQISPDDSTDFHDSFHPVGGHGNDQSDGIHTSAFPSGRWEPMEDSETYIASLENRLKKLKGQSSDVTSRDMLRSLSQAKKECWDRFLHDSQASELFQSNNMDESAVEHFKRWLVPEKVAISAEELEYLLRPSETKEPAQVDQQAGHGDAEEERHTVEEEAHSPEK, from the exons ATGACAGACTGCAACAGAAGGATCGACGACTTCGAGAAACAGGAGATTCGGAGCAGCGGGGAGCTCTGGTCCCAAATTTGTGGCCCCAGCCTGCCTGAGATCCAAGCCCAGATCTCCCCGGACGACAGCACGGACTTCCACGACTCTTTCCATCCGGTGGGAGGGCACGGCAATGACCAGTCTGATGGGATACACACCAGCGCTTTCCCCAGTGGTCGATGGGAACCCATGGAGGATTCAGAGACTTACATTGCCAGTTTAG AGAATCGCCTGAAAAAGCTCAAGGGTCAGTCCAGCGACGTTACCTCCAGGGACATGCTGCGCTCCTTGTCTCAAGCCAAGAAGGAATGCTGGGATAGATTCCTGCATGACTCTCAGGCCTCTGAGCTCTTCCAGAGCAACAACATGGATGAAAG TGCTGTTGAACACTTCAAGAGATGGCTGGTTCCAGAGAAAGTGGCCATCAGTGCTGAGGAACTGGAATATCTGCTCAGGCCGTCTGAGACCAAGGAACCCGCCCAAGTGGACCAGCAGGCGGGACACGGGGATGCGGAGGAAGAGCGTCACACTGTGGAAGAAGAGGCTCACAGTCCGGAGAAATGA